The sequence below is a genomic window from Uranotaenia lowii strain MFRU-FL chromosome 2, ASM2978415v1, whole genome shotgun sequence.
AGCAGGACTCGATTTGCGCCTTAAGCAGCTGGAAGAAGAAAGGGAGAGTCAGGCGCGGTTGCTTGCGGAGAAGCAGGAGAAGGAAAAACAAGCTCTGATCGAAAAAGGAAATCTGGACATGGAATTCATCAGCCGAAAGTATGCGCTTCTAGCAAGTGAGGCATTAGCGAACGAAGAAAGAGCAAGCGTGCGAAGTCGCAAAAGTGGTGCGAGTTCTCGCAGTCGAGTCAGGGAATGGCTCGAGCAAAACCAACATTTGGGAGGTATGGCAGTTACTTCTACAACTGACACTACTACCGTGGCGACGGGTGTAATGACAACAGCAGTGTTCAGCAACCTCCCTTTAATTGGGCCAACGACAGCAGTGCGTGCAACAGTTGTTGATCCAAAAGCTATTCGTGATGTAAATGAACCAGTACGAGTTTCTGACCAATTAGTGTCTAAACCATTGATCCATCATCCGTTCAGCAAGCCCGAAACGCGGTATACAGGAGCAATTTACAAGAACCCAGTAGTTGCTAAAGAGAGAGGAAACGTTTTGACGTCGACGCCTATTCGCAGCTCAGCACCGCAAGTATCTTTTCCTACATTGCGCCAACCTGCCACTCAAGTATCATGTGTGTTTACAAATCCTCTCAACCCAAGACAGCCTGGGGCAGGAGATCAACAGAGTTATCCAGCTAGAATCAGCTGCGGAATTGAGCCTCAAGTTGTATCTAGTGCTACTTATTACCCAGCTGTACCACACACACTTGCTGCCGTTAATGTAACGCAATATCCCGTGGGAGTGCTACAGATGCCTGCGATCGTGCGTTCAGAACCACAACAAGCATTCGATTTCAATTATCTACCGGCACCATCACAACAAAGGAATCCAGTATCGAATAGTTTACTGTCCGCCTATGACATTTCGTACCCGATACCCCAGTTACTTCCCCAGTCTTCCGGCACAGCAACTATGGAAGGAAAAGGAATTCCAGGTGTTTCAGTTGATGAACAAATTTCCGAAGTCACTTGTATGCCCCCCGTCAGCAGCAGGGTTTGTACAATGCCACAAGAAACCCCTCACTATGTTCCATTGTACGGTGGTGCTCCAATTGCCGCGTCCAGAGAAGCTCCCACAGTTTTCCCGCCATCTTCTTGTTTGGATCGACAAGCACCCATAATACGTGTCGACTCGCAAAGCCACAACTACAACCGTTTTGCGCCGCAACCAAATATTTCCGAGCCAGTGTATCATCATCAAGGGATAGGGAATACAGGTCCACAGCCATATCAACTCGCTGCCAGGCAGATTGCGGGTAGAGAGTTACCGATGTTCGCTGGAAACGCCGAAGAGTGGCCGCTATTTGCAAGCATCTTTCAAACATCGACGCTAATGTGTGGGTTTTCAGATGCAGAAAACTTGTTGCGCTTGCAAAAGTGCTTAAAAGGTAGTGCTTTGGAAGCGGTTAGATGCCATTTGATGTCTCCCTCCTCGGTTCCACAGATTATGGAAACGCTTGAAATCTTATTTGGAAATCCAGAGCGGTTCATACAATCGTTGCTACAGAAAGTTCGGAATGTTCCACCGCCAAAACCGGAAAGGTTAGACATGCTTATAAATTTCGGCATAGCAGTCCAGAGCCTCGTAGGACAAATAAAAGCCGCTAAACTGTATGGCCATCTGAACCACCCTTCCTTATTGCAAGAGCTTGTTGGCAAATTACCATCCTACTTACAGATGGATTGGGCTCATCATAAGAGACGTTTGAGAGACGTAAATTTGAGTACGTTTGGAGAGTTTATGCTTGACATAATTTCCGACGCTAGTGAAGTGACGGTTTCAAGTGATGTCGGCTTTGTCAACCAGGGAAAGATGAGCCGAAAGGATAAGGATAATGCTCACTTTAACGCTCATGTTCAGGTTCCGTTGAAGATTGTAGATGCAAATTCCAAACAGCCACAGAATCCCATCATATCATGCTTCGTCTGTAAAAGTACTGGCCACAGAATTCGTGATTGCTTCAAGTTCAAAAATCTTACACTTTGCGAACGCTGGAAACAAGTCGATTTGcatcaactttgtcgaaaatgtTTAGTTCCGCACGGCCGATGGCCATGCAAGgccaaatcaagaaaaacgtgTAACAGCAAGGGCTGCGACGGAGAGCACCATAATTTGCTTCATCCAGGCCAACCGAAAGGAGAGAAAAGGACAAATGCGGACGAAACACCCGCGTTGCTAGGGTTCCACCGCCAGCTGCAAGCTAGTGTACTTTTCCGTATAGTTCCAGTTGTGTTGTACGGAAATGGACTGAAACTacagattttcgcatttttcgACGAAGGATCTTCCACCACTCTCATCGAGAAGGAAGTCATACAGAAATTGGGACTCAAAGGGTCAGATGCGCCACTATGCCTACTTTGGACAGGCAATGTCACACGAGAGGAAACTGATTCAAGCAAACTTGATTTAACGATATCGGGAACACGAAGTGATAGAAAGTTCAAACTCAGAAATGTAAGAACCGTTGGAACGTTGGGTCTGCATGCTCAATCTCTGGATTATGAGGCACTAGCTGATCAGTACAATCATTTAGCCAAGCTACCGATCGACAGTTATCAAAATGCGATTCCTAAACTTCTTATCGGCCTAGACAACATACAATTAACACTACCGACCAAAACTAGAGAAGGAAAGCGAGACGAACCGTTAGCGGCTAAATCGTGTTTGGGTTGGAGCGTTTTCGGGAAAACAGGCACTATGGAAAATAGTTTTGCATCGACATCGTTACATATTAGAGAATGCTCTAAGGATAATGCTCTTCACGAATTGGTCAAAGAGTTTTTCGCATTGGAAAGTCTAGGTATTTCTTCAGGACCTGTTCTTCAGTCGACAGACGATCAGCGCGCTCTTGCGATCCTGCAGCGGACAACGGTTAAGCGGAACGACGGTCATTTTGAGTGTGGACTGCTGTGGCGCTTCGACGACATCGAGGTTCCTCCTACTAAAAACATGGCCATTAATAGACTCCGTTGCCTAGAAAGACGGCTATCGAAgcatccagaattgaaaactgCATTAGAGAATCTTATCGACGAATATCAGGAGAAGCAGTATGCTCATAAAGCGACGGCGGATGAGTTAAGTAGCATGGATCCGAAACGGATGTGGTTTCTTCCACTTGGTGTCGTTTTGAACCCCCGGAAACCCGGAAAAGTCCGAATAATTTGGGACGCTGCAGCTAGAGTAAATGGTGTCGCCTTCAACGATTTGCTCTTGAAAGGACCAGACATGCTTGCTCCCCTCCATTCAGTTCTTTATCGATTCCGACAAAGGCAAATATGCATCACGGGTGACATTCGAGAAATGTATcaccaaatcaaaataagagctGAAGATCGTCAATCTCAACTATTTTTATGGAGGAAAGATCCTCAAAACGAACCTGACGTTTTCGTGTTAGATGTGGCCAGCTTTGGCGCCACATGCTCACCCTGCATGGCGCAATACGTAAAAAACGTCAATGCCGAAGAATGGAAAGTTGAGTATCCGGAAGCAGAAGAACCAATCAAACGATCGACTTATGTAGACGATTATGCCGACAGCCGCGATTCAGTGGAGGAGATGGTGAAGATCGCATTGGACGTTCGTACAGTTCATTCGAAAGCCGGATTCGAACTACGTAATTTTCTATCGAATTCTAAAGAGGTTCTGGAACAGATGGGTCAGGCAAGTGATGTGCAGCAGAAAGAATTCGCCATCGTTCCGGCCGAACAATATGAGCGAGTTTTGGGCATGACCTGGTACCCATCCGAAGACTCTTTTGGATTTTCCGTCAATGTTCCAACAGATCTACAAAAGGTAATTTCCGGTTCCATCAATCCAACGAAACGGTCTATTCTACGAGTGGTGATGAGTCTTTTTGATCCTCTTGGTTTGATCTCAAATTACGTTATCCATGGGAAAACATTACTGCAAGATATTTGGAGGGCTAAAATTGCGTGGGACGAGCCAATTCCCAATGAACTGGAATCCAAATGGAAGCGTTGGATTGAATTGCTCAAGGAGATACCAAGTTTGCGGTTCGCTAGGTGCTACTTTCCAAATTACCAACCGACAAGTCTTCAAACACTCCAGGTGCACGTTTTCGTGGACGCTAGCGAGACAGCGTTTGCATGTGCAATTTATTTTCGCATGGTGGACCACCATAAACCAAGAGTAGCCTTAGTAACTGCGAAAGCAAAAGTAACGCCTTTGAAACCGCTTTCCATTCCGCGAGCGGAACTCGAAGCTGCACTAATAGGAAGCAGATTGCTTCGAACGGTCATAGAAGGACATACGATTCTTATCGGACTGCGGTTTATGTGGACGGATTCTAAAACGGTTTTATCGTGGATCAAGTCTGACGCTCGCAAATACCGCCAATATGTCGCCGTCAGAGTTGGAGAAATTTTGGAGATTTCAAATCAACAGGAGTGGCATTGGGTACCATCTAAGCTCAACATTGCCGATGAAGCAACAAAATGGGGTAAGGGTCCTCTGGTAAGCCCGAAGAGCTGTTGGGTCACTGGGCCGGAATTTCTGTATTTACCCGAAAACGAATGGCCTGAGCAATTGCCAGTTGCGACAGATACGGAGGAGGAAATGCGCACGTTAAACGTGCATAGAGAAGTTATTGTTGTTCCCCTAATTGACCCGaagagattttcaaaattcgagagATTGCTCAGATCGACGGCGTACATGTACTACTTCATCAATCGCGCTCGGTACCGATTGCGAACTACCGGACTTCTAGAGCAAGAAGATATTCGGAATGGCGAAAACGTTATTTGGCGCCAAGCTCAAGCCGAAGCATACGTGGAAGAACTTATTTTACTGGGCCGAATCGGAAAAAAGGAATCAGCAGGAAGTAGGCAGAGTGGAGAAATCACCAGTGCAAgccaattgtttaaattgtcgcCATTTATCGACGAGTGGGGCGTTATTCGAATGCGCAGTCGCATTGAAGCGTCTCCTTTTGCAAGTTACGATGCGCGTTTTCCTATTATACTGCCAAGGAAAAGTCGCATAACAATGTTACTGATCGACTGGTATCACAGAAAATTTGCCCATGGAAATAATGAATCCGTAGTTAATGAAATTCGACAGAGATTCCATATCTCAAGACTGCGAACGGAAGCGCGTCATTTCGCAAAGGAATGCACGTGGTGCAAAGTGTATCGAACAAAACCGATAGCTCCACAAATGGCACCATTACCGGAAGCAAGAGTTACTCCCTTTGTGAGACCCTTCCCCTATACGGGAATAGATTATTTCGGTCCCCTCTACATCAAAATCGGAAGATCCAAGGTGAAACGGTGGGTGGCTCTGTTTACCTGCCTGACCATACGGGCCATTCATCTGGAAGTTGTGGAATCTCTTTCAGCGGAATCTCTCAAGTTGGCGATGAGACGTTTTATCAGCAGACGAGGGCCGCCGACCGAAGTCTACACCGACAACGGCACGAACTTCGTGGGAGCAAGTCGAGAATTGCTGAAAGAAATCCAATCGGTTAACGCGGGCTTAGCCGAAACCTTCACAGACCGGAACACCAAGTGGATCTTCATACCACCGTCCGCTCCCCACATGGGCGGCGCTTGGGAGAGGATGGTGCGCTCAGTTAAAGCAGCTCTATCTACCCTTTACCAGTGTCGAAGTCCATCAGAGGAAGTACTCCAAACCGTGTTGTGCGATGCAGAAAGAATGGTTAATTCCAGACCGTTAACCTATATGCCGCTCGAAACAGCTGACTCGGAAGCGTTAACTCCTAACCATTTCATCCACCTGGCCTCAGATGGATCAAAGCAACCACCGGAGAACCCAACAGACGAGAAGTCGGCTCTGCGAAGCGGATGGAATCTTTGCCAACATCTATTGGATCCATTCGTCTCGTATCGCTCATAGTGAACAGTCGCGTTTCGAGATTTCGTCCAATATATCCGGGTGTTTCGTTCCGTTCGGGCGTTTAATACGGTGTTTTGTACCGCGCTATACGTTTTTCTGCCAAAGGCAGACCCCAGCTCGCCAAAGTGGTGCTATTATAGTGttggtcgacaaaaaaaaaaggtttttttctggcTAGCTGACTGCCCTCAACTGGTCACCACGAGGGCCGCCGCCATTGTttgactcatcatcatcatcaatctgGTCGTTCTTGCTCGAGCCGAGACTTGACGTGGCAGCCATCTTCGAAgaaggaccacgtggttgggatcaccactgaaggagccaatcaaaacaaaaatcaagtttgttatacttttcttacttttctctatttctaattctattttttctctattatatatttcgatcaaattgagcttcgcttttattttcatgaaatatgagcgaaggcggggggtcggACCCGCCAGAGGTGGATGGTGAGCAAATCATCTATGAGGATGaagagcatctggaggattcagcTGTAGCTGGTTCTTCGAATGCTCATCCTTCTCCGCCAGTTGATATTGCTACTCCATCTGCAGCTGCGGGAAAAACAACCCGACTCCGAGTTTATCCTGATAATTCATCCTCTTCTGGGCcgggggtggttttcatccggcccaaaactaacggaaaaccattaaatttagtGCAGATCACGAAAGATCTGGCTAGGTGGCCCTCCGTTATCAGTGTTTCCAAAGTACGTCCGAACAaattgcgcgttgttgtggccgaccggaaggccgcaaacggaattcttgccagtaatttttttaatttagagtatcagctctatattccatctcgagacgtagagatcgagggtgtgatcaccgaatcgagtttggaggctgaatacgttaagtctcacggcgtaggtaagttcaagagccttgattcgacttcggtcggaatcttggattgtcgccaactcatgACTGCCTCCGTCGTTGATGGCGTTACCAAGTATTCGCCTTCAGCCTCGATTCGGGTTACATTTGCAGGAACAGCCCTCCCtcattacgtcttgattgacggaattttaaggcttccagtacgcctttatgtgcctcgcccaatgcaatgcaagaattgcatcaagttggggcatactgcttcgcattgctgcaacaagaagcgatgcttgcattgtggggagaatcatggggaaggagcatgctcagcagttgagcaaaaatgcgtctattgcgggggctcaccccatgatatctcttcctgcgaggcatttcaggcaagctgggataaacagaggcgctctttaaaagaacgctccaagcgttcttatgccgccatattaaagagcgcctctccaccgGTCCAACCTCAGAcctgtaacattttttctgtgctgtCAGTTGACAATGAAGACACAGATACGGCTGATGAAGTTCAGCCAGTCTTCGTTGCAGGAGGCTCTCGGAAGCGAACAAAGGCGCCTTCTCCGAAAATACCAGCTAAAATAGCTACGGTTGTCTCTTCAAatagaaacgagaaaaagtcgactgctgctgaaaaggaaaaacaagttcCTCCAGGTTTCCGCGGAAATGCACCACTGCAGAATAAACCAACAGCTGCGGGAGCTTCGCAAACCCAAACCCCAAACGTGATGCCAGAATCAACGATTCAGTCTGGGCtctttaagttgactgacattttaaacggatttttttcgtgttttaatgtatcagaacccgtgaaagacattgtatttgcaatgcttcctgtattaaagacatttttaaagcaattgatgcaaacttggcccctcctttcagtgtttgtatctctcgatggctaatttacgccgagaggtcggagatatcactgtactacagtggaattgtcgtagtcttattccaaaattggattcattgaattatttacttcataaaacaaactgtgatatctttgcattgtccgaaacttggctatcttctcaatctaacatttcattccacaattttaatattatccgtctggatcgtgacgattcttatggtggggtgcttttggggatcaataagtgccactctttttatagaattcaccttcctttatcaggcggaattgaagctgtt
It includes:
- the LOC129742645 gene encoding uncharacterized protein LOC129742645 is translated as MAANNRTINMPDENQTSSLVHCGECSRLEESAKLVACDNCSRWFHFSCAGVDDSVKDRSWLCRHCIAANPTRAKSNSGQSKASAKSRVSAISAGLDLRLKQLEEERESQARLLAEKQEKEKQALIEKGNLDMEFISRKYALLASEALANEERASVRSRKSGASSRSRVREWLEQNQHLGGMAVTSTTDTTTVATGVMTTAVFSNLPLIGPTTAVRATVVDPKAIRDVNEPVRVSDQLVSKPLIHHPFSKPETRYTGAIYKNPVVAKERGNVLTSTPIRSSAPQVSFPTLRQPATQVSCVFTNPLNPRQPGAGDQQSYPARISCGIEPQVVSSATYYPAVPHTLAAVNVTQYPVGVLQMPAIVRSEPQQAFDFNYLPAPSQQRNPVSNSLLSAYDISYPIPQLLPQSSGTATMEGKGIPGVSVDEQISEVTCMPPVSSRVCTMPQETPHYVPLYGGAPIAASREAPTVFPPSSCLDRQAPIIRVDSQSHNYNRFAPQPNISEPVYHHQGIGNTGPQPYQLAARQIAGRELPMFAGNAEEWPLFASIFQTSTLMCGFSDAENLLRLQKCLKGSALEAVRCHLMSPSSVPQIMETLEILFGNPERFIQSLLQKVRNVPPPKPERLDMLINFGIAVQSLVGQIKAAKLYGHLNHPSLLQELVGKLPSYLQMDWAHHKRRLRDVNLSTFGEFMLDIISDASEVTVSSDVGFVNQGKMSRKDKDNAHFNAHVQVPLKIVDANSKQPQNPIISCFVCKSTGHRIRDCFKFKNLTLCERWKQVDLHQLCRKCLVPHGRWPCKAKSRKTCNSKGCDGEHHNLLHPGQPKGEKRTNADETPALLGFHRQLQASVLFRIVPVVLYGNGLKLQIFAFFDEGSSTTLIEKEVIQKLGLKGSDAPLCLLWTGNVTREETDSSKLDLTISGTRSDRKFKLRNVRTVGTLGLHAQSLDYEALADQYNHLAKLPIDSYQNAIPKLLIGLDNIQLTLPTKTREGKRDEPLAAKSCLGWSVFGKTGTMENSFASTSLHIRECSKDNALHELVKEFFALESLGISSGPVLQSTDDQRALAILQRTTVKRNDGHFECGLLWRFDDIEVPPTKNMAINRLRCLERRLSKHPELKTALENLIDEYQEKQYAHKATADELSSMDPKRMWFLPLGVVLNPRKPGKVRIIWDAAARVNGVAFNDLLLKGPDMLAPLHSVLYRFRQRQICITGDIREMYHQIKIRAEDRQSQLFLWRKDPQNEPDVFVLDVASFGATCSPCMAQYVKNVNAEEWKVEYPEAEEPIKRSTYVDDYADSRDSVEEMVKIALDVRTVHSKAGFELRNFLSNSKEVLEQMGQASDVQQKEFAIVPAEQYERVLGMTWYPSEDSFGFSVNVPTDLQKVISGSINPTKRSILRVVMSLFDPLGLISNYVIHGKTLLQDIWRAKIAWDEPIPNELESKWKRWIELLKEIPSLRFARCYFPNYQPTSLQTLQVHVFVDASETAFACAIYFRMVDHHKPRVALVTAKAKVTPLKPLSIPRAELEAALIGSRLLRTVIEGHTILIGLRFMWTDSKTVLSWIKSDARKYRQYVAVRVGEILEISNQQEWHWVPSKLNIADEATKWGKGPLVSPKSCWVTGPEFLYLPENEWPEQLPVATDTEEEMRTLNVHREVIVVPLIDPKRFSKFERLLRSTAYMYYFINRARYRLRTTGLLEQEDIRNGENVIWRQAQAEAYVEELILLGRIGKKESAGSRQSGEITSASQLFKLSPFIDEWGVIRMRSRIEASPFASYDARFPIILPRKSRITMLLIDWYHRKFAHGNNESVVNEIRQRFHISRLRTEARHFAKECTWCKVYRTKPIAPQMAPLPEARVTPFVRPFPYTGIDYFGPLYIKIGRSKVKRWVALFTCLTIRAIHLEVVESLSAESLKLAMRRFISRRGPPTEVYTDNGTNFVGASRELLKEIQSVNAGLAETFTDRNTKWIFIPPSAPHMGGAWERMVRSVKAALSTLYQCRSPSEEVLQTVLCDAERMVNSRPLTYMPLETADSEALTPNHFIHLASDGSKQPPENPTDEKSALRSGWNLCQHLLDPFVSYRS